The Agrococcus sp. SGAir0287 DNA window GCCGGCGAGGTGCTGCTGTCGCACGAGGTCTCGACCGGCGACATCTGGCGCGCCTGCCAGACGAAGGACGTGCCGATCCGCGACTGGGTGCGCCTCGCCGTGCAGCGCGCACGCCTCTCCGACACCCCGGCCGTGTTCTGGCTCGACGAGGACCGCGCGCACGACGCGAACCTCATCCGCGTCGTGCAGGACGAGCTGCCTCGCCACGACACCGAGGGCCTCGACATCCAGATCCTCGCGCCGGCGGCGGCGACGACCCACGCGGTCGGCCGCATCCGTCAGGGCCTCGACACCATCTCGGTGACGGGCAACGTGCTGCGCGACTACAACACCGACCTCTTCCCCATCCTCGAGCTCGGCACGAGCGCGAAGATGCTGTCGGTCGTGCCGCTGCTCGCCGGCGGCGGCCTGTTCGAGACCGGCGCGGGCGGCTCGGCGCCGAAGCACGTGCAGCAGGTCGAGCAGGAGAACCACCTGCGCTGGGACTCGCTGGGCGAGTTCATGGCGCTCGCGGAGTCGTTCCGCCACCTCGCGCTCGCGACGGGCAACGAGCGCGCAGGCGTGCTCGGCGAGACGCTCGACCGCGCCACGGCGACGTTCCTCGACGAGAACAGGTCGCCCTCGCGCCGCGTCGGCGAGATCGACAACCGCGGCAGCCACTTCTGGCTCGCGCGCTACTGGGCCGAGGAGCTCAGCCAGCAGACCGAGGACGCGGCGCTCGCCGAGCGCTTCGGCCCCGTCGCCGCGGAGCTCGCGTCGAAGACCGAGGAGATCGAGGCGGAGCTGCTCGCGGCGCAGGGCTCGCCCGTCGACCTCGGCGGCTACTACCGTCCCGACGCCGCCAAGGCCGAGGCGGCGATGCGTCCCTCGCCGACGCTCAACGCGATCGTCGACGCGCTGCGCTGACGCGTCGAGACGCAGCAGAGGGGACCCGGTCGATGCCGGGGCCCCTCTGCGTCTCGACGCCAGCACGAGATGCGCGTGAGGGGCGCCGCGAGGGCGCATTCCACCTCATGCACCGCTCCCGTTCATCTCGTGCGGGGAGCACGATGCACGTCGGCGCGGACGAGCGCCAGGATGTCCCGCTCGACGGCCGGCCAGTCGTCGAGCACCTGCCGGTAGGTCAGTCGGATGACGCGGTAGCCCAGGACCACGAGCCTGCGATCACGAGCCCGGTCGGCTGCATGCGCAGCCCATGAGCCGTGGTGCTCGGCGCCATCGCATTCGATGACCAGGACCTCCCCCACCACCATGTCCACGCGCATGTCCTCGATCTGCACCTGCGTCCGGACGACGATGCGGTGGCGGCGCAGTCGGAGTCGCACGATGCTCTCGAGACCCGACTCGGCAGCAGCGGTGCGCGACAGGAGCGCACGGAACCGGCTCGGCGACGTGTCGACCCACCGCTCGAGGTCGTGCATCGTCGCGAGCCGCAGGTGGAGCAGCGAGTCCGCGACCACCACGACGTCCTCGTCGCTCCCGCACCTCAGCAGGCAGCGGAACGCGACGTCGATCGGGTCCACCGCGTCGTGCACCGGGGGCATGCGTCCGTGCGGTCGGCATCCCCGACCCGTCCCGGCTCCGTCGGCGCGCCGGGCGAGCCGCACGTGAACGCGGCCGAGCGACTCCGGCACCCACGCACCGTGGGCCCGCAGCGCGGTGGCGCAGGCGAGGCAACCTCCTGCGGCGACGGCCGCGACCACCCGGGGGTCGGCCGCCGGCTCCGCGAACCAGCCGTCCCTGATGCGCGTCAGATGCCCGTTCGCGACCGAGGCGTCGCGATCCCTCCTCGACCAGCCGAGGAGGCGCAGCTGCGCGGCCGTCAGCACGCCGTGTCGGATGAGCACCGGATCGATCACTCGGCGAGGATGCCGTCGACCGACGCCGTCCCACCGCCAGCAGGCACGACAGGTGGATCGCACGGCACACGATGCACCTGTGGAGGACGAGGAGGGTGCATTCCACCGCACGCCCCGCCCACGTGCATCTCGTGCACGAGCGCAAGCCCGATCGCGGATCGGGGATCCGTCAGGTGCGCATGCCATGGTGGACCGTCCCGTCAGGAAGGTCCTCCGTCATGCGCCGACTCGCCACCGCCGCCACGCTGCTCGCAGCCTCGCTCGCCCTCAGCGGCTGCGTGCTCACGCCGCCCTCCGCACCGCCGCCGCCCACCGACGCCGCGCCTGCCCCCGATCCCACGTCGACGCAGCCGAGCAGCTCTCCGGACGCTGCGCCGTCCTCGACGCCGACGCAGGCCGCCGACGGCGAGCCGACCGGCACGGTGGAGGGCTCGACCGCCGTCATCTCCAACGACGGCGTCACCTGGCGACTCGAGCTGCTCGACTTCGGACCCGCACCCCTCGACCAGCTCACCGAGTACGCCGGCGAGGATGGCGCCCCCGCACCCGCGCCGCCGGCCGGCATGGAGGTCGGCTGGGGCTGCTTCCGCGCGACGCTCGAGGAGGCCGAGAGCGGCTACGGCTCCCTCATCGACGTCGTCAGCCAGTTCACGGTGCCCGGCGGGGACGACGGCTGGGACTACGAGACCGTCGACCGCGATCTCGACCTCTACGGCGCGAGCGGCGACGTCGGCACCGTCATCGACCGCGTGTGCCCCGTCGTGCTCGCACCGGAGGGCTTCGACTACGCGGCGATCACGACGATCACCTACGGCAACCAGGGCGACGACCTCGAGCTGCAGATCCCCGCACCCTGATCGATCCGTCCGGCGCTCGGCGCTCGCGAAATCAGGAGGGCCCCGGCTGATGCCGGGGCCCTCCTGTCGTCCGCTGCGCGTCAGAGCGCCGCGATGACCTCGCGCATGAGGCGCGCCGTCTCGGAGGGCGTCTTGCCGACCTTGACGCCCGCGGCCTCGAGGGCGACCTTCTTGGCCTCGGCGGTGCCCGACGAGCCCGAGACGATCGCGCCGGCGTGGCCCATCGTCTTGCCCTCGGGAGCCGTGAAGCCCGCGACGTAGCCCACGACGGGCTTCGTGACGTTCGCCTTGATGAAGTCGGCCGCACGCTCCTCGGCGTCGCCGCCGATCTCGCCGATCATGACGATCGCCTTCGTCTCGGGGTCGGCCTCGAACGCCTCGAGGGCGTCGATGTGCGTCGTGCCGATGATCGGGTCGCCGCCGATGCCGATGGCGGTCGAGAAGCCGATGTCGCGCAGCTCGAACATCATCTGGTACGTCAGGGTGCCCGACTTCGAGACGAGGCCGATGGGGCCCTTGCCCGTGATGTTCGCGGGCGTGATGCCGACGAGCGACTCCTCGGGCGTGATGATGCCGGGGCAGTTCGGGCCGATGATGCGCGTCGTGCCCGTGGCCTTCGCGTGCGCCCAGAACTCCGCGGAGTCCTGCACGGGGATGCCCTCGGTGATGACGACGAGCAGGCCGATGCCGGCGTCGACGGCCTCGATGACGGCGTCCTTCGCGAACGCCGGCGGCACGAAGACGATCGAGACGTCGGCGCCCGTCGCGGCCATGGCCTCCGAGACCGAGCCGAAGACGGGCAGCTCGACCGACGAGCCGTCCTTCGCGACGTGGCTCACGGTGGTGCCGGCCTTGCGCGCGTTCACGCCGCCCACGACCTGCGTGCCGGCCGCGAGCATCCGCGCGGTGTGCTTCGAGCCCTCGCCGCCGGTGATGCCCTGGACGATGACCTTGGAATCCTTGTTCAGGTAGATCGACATGCTGCTTCCCCCTACGCCGCTGCCAGCTCGGCAGCCTTGGCGGCGGCCTCGTCCATGGTGTCCACGACCGTGACGAGCGGATGCGCCGCCTCGGCCAGGATGCGTCGACCCTCGTCGACGTTGTTGCCGTCGAGTCGCACGACGAGCGGCTTCGTCGCCGCGGATCCGAGGATCCCCAGCGCCTGCACGATGCCGTTGGCGACGGCGTCGCACGCCGTGATGCCGCCGAAGACGTTGACGAAGACGCTCTTCACGTCGTCGTCGCCGAGGATGACGTCGAGGCCCGCGGCCATGACCTCGGCCGAGGCGCCGCCGCCGATGTCGAGGAAGTTGGCGGGCTTCACGCCGCCGAACTGCTCGCCGGCGTACGCGACGACGTCGAGCGTCGACATGACGAGGCCAGCGCCGTTGCCGATGATGCCGACCTGGCCGTCGAGCTTCACGTAGTTGAGGTCCGACTCCTTGGCCTTCGCCTCGAGCGGGTCCGCCGCGGCGGCGTCCTCGAGCGCGGCGTGGCCGGGGTTGCGGAAGCCGGCGTTCTCGTCGAGCGTGACCTTGCCGTCGAGGGCGACGATCGCGCCGTCGGCCGTCTGCACGAGCGGGTTCACCTCGACGAGCGTCGCGTCCTCCTTCTCGAAGACGTCGTACAGCGTGACGAGCACCGGCGCCGCGCGCTCGATGACGTCCGCGGGGAACGACGCCTGCTCGAGGATGCGGCGGGCGACGGGCAGGGTGATGCCGACGGCGGGGTCGACCTCGACCTTGGCGAGGGCCTCGGGGCGCTCCTCGGCGAGCTGCTCGATCTCCATGCCGCCCTCGTACGAGCACATGGCGAGGTAGGAGCGGTTCGCGCGGTCGAGCAGCACGGAGAAGTAGTACTCCTCCTCGATCTGCGCACCGGCGGCGACCATGACGCGGTGGACCGTGTGGCCCTTGATGTCGAGGCCCAGGATGGCCTCCGCCGCGGCGCGCGCCTCCTCGGGGCTCTTCGCCACCTTGACGCCGCCGGCCTTGCCGCGGCCTCCGGTCTTGACCTGCGCCTTGACGACGACGACGGGGGTGCCGATCGAGCGGGCTGCCGCCTCGGCCTCCTCGGGGGTGTCGGCGATGATGCCTGGCAGGACGGGAACGCCATGGGACTCGAACATGTCCCTGGCCTGGTACTCGTAGAGATCCACCGGAATCCTTCTGCTGGGAGTGGGGGCCGCCGACCAGCCTAGCCCGGTCGCGCCACCCGCCTCGTCGCGCGTGGTACGGCGTCTGCGGACGGTCGAGGACGCTCGCGGACGCGATGCGCGCGCCCGTGCGGATCGGCTCTCGGGCCGCCCCGAGGATTCGGTGCGCCGAAGCCGTTGCCTTCGGCTCCGTCGGCGCCGAGATGGCAGGCCCGCCCCCGTCGCGCGAGCGCGCGCATGCGCGGACGATGGAAGGCATGGATCCCGCGCTGCACCGCCACCCCGACCTGCCCGCGCCGGTCGAGTCGACCGCCTCGCGGCTGTCGTGGCTGCGCGCGGCCGTGCTCGGCGCGAACGACGGCATCGTCTCGACCGCCGCGCTCATCGTGGGCGTCGCGGCATCGGGCGCGAGCTCGGGCGCGATCCTCACGGCCGGCACCGCGGCGCTCGTCGCGGGCGCGCTCTCGATGGGCGTCGGCGAGTACGTCTCGGTGTCGTCGCAGCGCGACAGCGAGCGCGCCGCGATCCGCCGCGAGCGCCGCTTCCTCGCCTCCAACCCCGTCGGGCAGGAGGCGCAGCTCGCGCACATGTACGAGCTGCGCGGCCTCTCGCCGCGCACGGCGCACGCCGTCGCCGCCGAGCTCTCGGCGGCCGACCCGCTCCGCGCGCACCTCGACATCGAGTACCGCCTCGACGAGGACGAGTCGCCGAACGACCCGTGGGCCGCTGCCGCCGCGTCTGCCGCGGCCTTCTCGGCGGGCGCCGTGATCCCGCTGCTCGCGGTGATCCTCATGCCGACGTCGTGGGCGCCGTGGTCGATCGTCGCCGCGGTCGTCGTCGCGCTGCTCGCGACGGGCTTCACGGCCGCGCGCATCGGCGCGGCGGGCAAGCGACGGGCGATGCTGCGCGTGCTCGTCGGCGGCGTCGGCGCCCTCGCGATCACCTTCGTCATCGGCTCGCTCTTCGGCACGCACGTCGCGTAGCGGCGCGGGCGACCGCGCGTCGGTGGTGCGGCGTAGCGTCGGCGCATGGACACCACCGCGAACGAGGGCGGCGCAGCCCTCGAGGTCAGGATCGAGCTCGTCTTCGTGCCGGTCGCCGACGTCGACCGCTCGGTCGCCTTCTACGGCGAGACGCTCGGCTGGAGCGTCGACCACGATCAGCGCGTCTCCGACGCGCTGCGCTTCGTGCAGGTGACGCCGCCCGGCTCGGCGTGCTCGATCGCCTTCGGCACAGGCATCAGCGACGACGAGCCCGGGTCGATGCGCAACGTGCAGGCCGTCATCCCCGACGCCGACGCCGCCCTGGCCGACCTGCGAGCGCGGGGCGTGGATGCCGAGGGCGTCGACGAGCTGGCGTGGGGCCGCTTCGTGTCGTTCGTCGACCCCGATGGCAATCGCTGGGTGCTGCAGCAGCTGCCGCAGCGCTGATCCCGGCGCTCAGGGCTCGATGGCGGCGAGGATGCGGTCGAGGCCGTAGGCGAACGCGGCATCGACGTCGCCGCCGAGGCGGAAGGCGCCGGCGAGGTCCATGGCGAGGAAGCCGTGGAGCCAGGCGGTGAGCAGTCGCGCCGCGTCGAGCGCGTCTTCGTCGCCGACGAGCTCCCGCGTCGCGGCGAGCAGCGGGTCCGCGGCGGTCGCGAGCGCTGCGGGATCCGGCGCCTGCGGCGACGGGGGCCCGAAGACGAGGCCGTAGCCGACGGGCGCGCGACGCGCGAAGGCGCGCGTCGCCTCGGCGATCGCCACGAGCCTGCCGCGCGCATCCGTGCCGGCGTCGGCAGCCGCGGCGAGCTCGCTCGCGAGCTCGTCGAGGGTCGCGGCGACGACGGCCGCGAGAAGCGCGTCGCGACCTGCGACGCGCTTGTACAGCGACGGCGCCCGCACGCCGACCCTCTCGGCGACGGCCTGCATCGTCAGCGCCGCCGCGCCGCCCTCCTCGACGATGGCGCGACCGGCGGCGATCACGGCGTCGGTCGTCGTGCGCTCGGGTGCCGGCATGCGCCCTCCTCGGTCGCCTCGAGCATAGGCTATTGACCGTAGCCATGAAGGCTATGTACCGTAGCCATCATGCAGCTCGCACCCGGCATCCACCGTCTCGGCGACGATCGTGTCGCCTTCCTGCTCGTCGTCGCCGACGACGGCCTCACCCTCGTCGACGCGGGCCTGCCCGGCCATCGACGCGACCTGCGACGCGCGCTGCGCGCGCTCGGCCGCTCGGAGGCCGACGTGTGCGGCATCGTGCTCACGCACGGCGACGTCGACCACATCGGATTCGCCGAGGCGCTGCGCCGCGACCACGGCGTGCCCGTCTACGTGCACGGCGCCGACGCCGCACGCACGCGCGGCGACGAGGCCGCGCCGTCGACCGCGACGCCGCCGTGGCGCCCGGGCGCAGCGCTCGGCTTCATCGCCACGATGCTGACGAAGGGTGGCCGCACGCGACGCGTCGCCCAGGTGCGCACCGTCGTCGACGGCGACGTGCTGCCGCTGCCGGGTGCCCCGACGATCGTGGCGATGCCGGGGCACTCGCCGGGATCGATCGCCGTGCTCCTGCCCGAGCACCGCGTGGTCGCCGTCGGCGACGCGCTCACGACGCGGCACGTGCTCACGGGCGACGAGCAACCGCAGCTCGCGCCGTTCACCGACGACCCCGCCGCGGCCGCCGCCTCGCTCGACCGGCTCGCGGCGCTCGACGCCGACGTCGTCGTGCCCGGCCACGGCACCGTGGGGCGCGGCACGCCCCGCGCGCTCGTCGAGGCGATCCGCGCCTGAGCGAGCGCGCGCGGCATGCGCGCGCCGCGATGGCCCGTCAGTCGAGCGTGTCGAGGATGTCCGTGAGCACCTCGACCGTCGTGAGCGGACTCACGATGGCGAAGCGCAGCACGGGCTCGCCGGCGTGCGAGCTCGGCACGCAGAAGGCGCGCTGCTCGTCGAGCAGCCGATCCGACCACCGCTGGTAGTCGGCGAGCGTCCATCCCTCCCTGCGGAAGACGACGACCGAGAGCTGCGGCGGTCGCACGAGCGAGAGCTGCGGGCGCTGCTCGATCTCGGCGGCGATCGCCGCCGCGGCGTCGATCCCGTGCCGGATCGCGGCGCGGTACTGCTCGGTGCCGTGCGTCGCGAGCGAGAACCACAGCGGGAGGCCGCGCGAGCGCCGCGTGAGCTGCACCGCGAGGTCGGAGGGGTTCCAGTCGGCCGACTCGGTGAGGGTGTCGAGGTACTCGGCGTGCTGCGTGTGCGCGAGGCGCGCCCCTGCCGGGTCGCGGTACAGCAGGGCGCACGCGTCGAAGGGCGCGAAGAGCCACTTGTGCGGGTCGACGACGAGCGAGTCGGCGAGCTCGACGCCGGCGAAGGCCGGGCGCAGGTCGTCGACGAGCATCGCGGCCAGCCCGTACGCGCCGTCGACGTGCAGCCACACGCCGCGGTCCTTGGCGGCGCGCGCGATCCCCGCGATGTCGTCGACGATGCCGAAGTTCGTCGTGCCGCCGGTCGCGACGACCGCGAAGACGCCGGGGTGCGCGTCGAGCGCCGCGGCGACGTCGTCACCCTGCAGCCGGCCGTCCTGGCCCGTCGGCACGCCCACGACGTCGACGTCCATCACGGCGGCGGCCGACGCGATCGACGAGTGCGCCTCGGCGCTGCACACCACGGCGAGGCGCACGGGCGCCTGGTCGTCCATGGCCGCCCGATGGCGGCGATAGGCGTCGCGCGCGGCGACGAGCGCCGAGAGGTTGCCGATCGTGCCGCCCTGCACGAAGACGCCGCCCGCGCCCTCGGGGAGGCCGAACTCGCGCGCGAGCCAGTGCAGCACCTCGTTCTCGGCGTGCACGGCGCCCGCGCCCTCCATCCACGATCCGCCGTAGATCGCCGACGCGGAGACGACGAGGTCGAACGCGATCGCCGCCTTGCTCGGCGCCGAGGGGATGAAGGAGACGTATCCGGGGTGGTCGGTCGACAGGCACGCGGGGGCGAGCACGTCGGCGAAGAGCGTCGTCGCGCGCTCGGCGCCGATGCCCTCGGGCGTGATCGACGCGCCGGCCTGCGCGGCGAGCTCGTCGGGCGGCACCGCGCGGTCGAGGGGCACGCGCTCGTAGAGGGCGCGCTCGCGGGCGTATCGCAGCACGCGGTCGACCACCTCGCGGGTGTCGTCGGAGATCTCGTGCATGGCATCGGGTCGCAGCATCGCGTCCCCAGGGGTCTCGGCAGGCATCGACTCCATGGTGGCGTACGCGTGTGGCGGGCGGGACCCCCGCCTGGGACGATGGGAGCATGCAGCAGCAGCGGGAGCCGTGGCACGAGCACGAGCGCGACCGCGTGCCGCCCGAGCTCGACCCCGCGTTCTCGGAGTTCGACGACGATCGTCCGTCGCGCACGATGGCGAACCGGCTGCGGCCCGTCATCTGGGTCGCGGCCATCGCGGCGCTCGTCGCCATGACGCTGACGTTCGTGCTCTGACCCGCTCGGGCGGCCCCCGCCAGCCCCTGTCGCGGCCGCGGCGGCGGCGATAGCGTGCGGATGCATGACCCTGACGCGCAGGACGATGCTCTCGGGGATGCTCGCGACCGGCCTCGGGCTGGCAGGCTGCGCCACTGCCGACGTCGTCGTGCACTCGCCTGCCGACGCCGATCCCGACGCGGGCGCATCCCCCGCGCCGCCCGCACCGGCGTTCCCGACGCTCGATCGCACGATCGCCTCGGGGCTCGCGGTGCCGTGGTCGCTGGCGTTCCTCGCCGACGGTGCCGCGCTCGTCTCCGAGCGCGGCACCGGCAGGGTGCTGCGCGTCGACGACGCGGGCGCCGTCGACGAGGTCGGGGTCGTGCCAGGGGTCGTCGGCCGCGGCGAGGGCGGCCTCCTCGGCCTCGCCCTCTCGCCCGACGAGTCGGCGCTCTACGCGTACCTGTCGACCGAGTCCGACAACCGCATCGTGCGCATGCCGTTCGACGGCGGCCTCGGCACGCCGGAGGTGCTCGTCGACGGCATCGCGCTCGCGTCGAACCATCAGGGCGGGCGGCTTCGCTTCGGGCCCGACGGCATGCTGTACGCGACGGTCGGCGACGCCGCCGACGGGTCGAGGTCGCAGGATCCGGACGACCTGGCGGGCAAGATCCTCCGCCTCGACGCCGACGGGCGGGCCGCCGAGGGCAATCCCTTCGGCACGCGGGTGTGGTCGCTCGGGCACCGGAACCCGCAGGGCATCGCATGGGACGGCGATCGGATGTGGTCGGCGGAGCTGGGGCAGAACCAGGTCGACGAGCTGAATCGGATCGATCCGGGCGCGAACTACGGCTGGCCGACGATCGAGGGCACCGGCGGCGCCCCGACGTACGCCGATCCCGTCGTGACGTGGCCGACCTCCGAGTGCTCGCCGTCGGGCCTCGAGATCGACCGCGGGGTCGCCTACGTC harbors:
- a CDS encoding TetR/AcrR family transcriptional regulator, whose translation is MPAPERTTTDAVIAAGRAIVEEGGAAALTMQAVAERVGVRAPSLYKRVAGRDALLAAVVAATLDELASELAAAADAGTDARGRLVAIAEATRAFARRAPVGYGLVFGPPSPQAPDPAALATAADPLLAATRELVGDEDALDAARLLTAWLHGFLAMDLAGAFRLGGDVDAAFAYGLDRILAAIEP
- the sucC gene encoding ADP-forming succinate--CoA ligase subunit beta, which translates into the protein MDLYEYQARDMFESHGVPVLPGIIADTPEEAEAAARSIGTPVVVVKAQVKTGGRGKAGGVKVAKSPEEARAAAEAILGLDIKGHTVHRVMVAAGAQIEEEYYFSVLLDRANRSYLAMCSYEGGMEIEQLAEERPEALAKVEVDPAVGITLPVARRILEQASFPADVIERAAPVLVTLYDVFEKEDATLVEVNPLVQTADGAIVALDGKVTLDENAGFRNPGHAALEDAAAADPLEAKAKESDLNYVKLDGQVGIIGNGAGLVMSTLDVVAYAGEQFGGVKPANFLDIGGGASAEVMAAGLDVILGDDDVKSVFVNVFGGITACDAVANGIVQALGILGSAATKPLVVRLDGNNVDEGRRILAEAAHPLVTVVDTMDEAAAKAAELAAA
- a CDS encoding glyoxalase superfamily protein; amino-acid sequence: MDTTANEGGAALEVRIELVFVPVADVDRSVAFYGETLGWSVDHDQRVSDALRFVQVTPPGSACSIAFGTGISDDEPGSMRNVQAVIPDADAALADLRARGVDAEGVDELAWGRFVSFVDPDGNRWVLQQLPQR
- a CDS encoding pyridoxal phosphate-dependent decarboxylase family protein, producing MPAETPGDAMLRPDAMHEISDDTREVVDRVLRYARERALYERVPLDRAVPPDELAAQAGASITPEGIGAERATTLFADVLAPACLSTDHPGYVSFIPSAPSKAAIAFDLVVSASAIYGGSWMEGAGAVHAENEVLHWLAREFGLPEGAGGVFVQGGTIGNLSALVAARDAYRRHRAAMDDQAPVRLAVVCSAEAHSSIASAAAVMDVDVVGVPTGQDGRLQGDDVAAALDAHPGVFAVVATGGTTNFGIVDDIAGIARAAKDRGVWLHVDGAYGLAAMLVDDLRPAFAGVELADSLVVDPHKWLFAPFDACALLYRDPAGARLAHTQHAEYLDTLTESADWNPSDLAVQLTRRSRGLPLWFSLATHGTEQYRAAIRHGIDAAAAIAAEIEQRPQLSLVRPPQLSVVVFRREGWTLADYQRWSDRLLDEQRAFCVPSSHAGEPVLRFAIVSPLTTVEVLTDILDTLD
- the sucD gene encoding succinate--CoA ligase subunit alpha — encoded protein: MSIYLNKDSKVIVQGITGGEGSKHTARMLAAGTQVVGGVNARKAGTTVSHVAKDGSSVELPVFGSVSEAMAATGADVSIVFVPPAFAKDAVIEAVDAGIGLLVVITEGIPVQDSAEFWAHAKATGTTRIIGPNCPGIITPEESLVGITPANITGKGPIGLVSKSGTLTYQMMFELRDIGFSTAIGIGGDPIIGTTHIDALEAFEADPETKAIVMIGEIGGDAEERAADFIKANVTKPVVGYVAGFTAPEGKTMGHAGAIVSGSSGTAEAKKVALEAAGVKVGKTPSETARLMREVIAAL
- a CDS encoding MBL fold metallo-hydrolase, with protein sequence MQLAPGIHRLGDDRVAFLLVVADDGLTLVDAGLPGHRRDLRRALRALGRSEADVCGIVLTHGDVDHIGFAEALRRDHGVPVYVHGADAARTRGDEAAPSTATPPWRPGAALGFIATMLTKGGRTRRVAQVRTVVDGDVLPLPGAPTIVAMPGHSPGSIAVLLPEHRVVAVGDALTTRHVLTGDEQPQLAPFTDDPAAAAASLDRLAALDADVVVPGHGTVGRGTPRALVEAIRA
- a CDS encoding VIT1/CCC1 transporter family protein; translated protein: MDPALHRHPDLPAPVESTASRLSWLRAAVLGANDGIVSTAALIVGVAASGASSGAILTAGTAALVAGALSMGVGEYVSVSSQRDSERAAIRRERRFLASNPVGQEAQLAHMYELRGLSPRTAHAVAAELSAADPLRAHLDIEYRLDEDESPNDPWAAAAASAAAFSAGAVIPLLAVILMPTSWAPWSIVAAVVVALLATGFTAARIGAAGKRRAMLRVLVGGVGALAITFVIGSLFGTHVA
- a CDS encoding PQQ-dependent sugar dehydrogenase, whose amino-acid sequence is MTLTRRTMLSGMLATGLGLAGCATADVVVHSPADADPDAGASPAPPAPAFPTLDRTIASGLAVPWSLAFLADGAALVSERGTGRVLRVDDAGAVDEVGVVPGVVGRGEGGLLGLALSPDESALYAYLSTESDNRIVRMPFDGGLGTPEVLVDGIALASNHQGGRLRFGPDGMLYATVGDAADGSRSQDPDDLAGKILRLDADGRAAEGNPFGTRVWSLGHRNPQGIAWDGDRMWSAELGQNQVDELNRIDPGANYGWPTIEGTGGAPTYADPVVTWPTSECSPSGLEIDRGVAYVCALRGQGLWVVPIAGDGAGTPLKAFDRELGRLRCVALAPDGALWITTSNRDANGTPSAEDDRIVRVLI
- a CDS encoding endonuclease domain-containing protein; translation: MACAPDGSPIRDRACARARDARGRGVRWNAPSSSSTGASCAVRSTCRACWRWDGVGRRHPRRVIDPVLIRHGVLTAAQLRLLGWSRRDRDASVANGHLTRIRDGWFAEPAADPRVVAAVAAGGCLACATALRAHGAWVPESLGRVHVRLARRADGAGTGRGCRPHGRMPPVHDAVDPIDVAFRCLLRCGSDEDVVVVADSLLHLRLATMHDLERWVDTSPSRFRALLSRTAAAESGLESIVRLRLRRHRIVVRTQVQIEDMRVDMVVGEVLVIECDGAEHHGSWAAHAADRARDRRLVVLGYRVIRLTYRQVLDDWPAVERDILALVRADVHRAPRTR